Proteins from a genomic interval of Lycium ferocissimum isolate CSIRO_LF1 chromosome 2, AGI_CSIRO_Lferr_CH_V1, whole genome shotgun sequence:
- the LOC132046932 gene encoding uncharacterized protein LOC132046932: MGILGRKRAAPMNIDNVDDGNTQKNSEYEQLREKRIKENLERMEKLGIFDISLKLKSTRKPTVRKTPQRISPLQPSSGPSRRSSRLQNGTPVSYSEVHLSKIDKSLEGGHHLLREEGSKPEIYTEEHEKLLGNTDLSWTFFVDGYGNDGKRIYDPINGKTCHQCRQKTLGQRTHCSKCQMVQGQFCGDCLYMRYGEHVLEAKRNPDWICPPCRGICNCSLCRQAKGWAPTGALYRKIARLGYKSVAHYLIQTHRASVSSENNSAPVSAKRSLPFSDMESTTKDEELCKYNSDSQGLVMTTQTEVKTVEYDPNEQNIALESSTEPSLKPAFAVESSVEPLLLLKHDTENSGTNAVLSCNKVGNFSADNKPGNENAELVGSALTSSAAVLAEVNDGYKGESQLGYEFDVGKMQSKEEKEDSTYVSDDKNCDGMVAPEGNTELVGSALTSSAAVLTDMNDGDKGESQLGYEFDAGKMQSKEEKEDGTCVSFDKNCDGMVAPEKNTVLVGSALTSSAAVLTELNDVYKGESELGNEFDIGKMQSKEEKEEGTCVSADKNCDGMVAPQASSKSKKKPCRVAAQVVDSVAGRLRQRRGRSNVEA, from the exons ATGGGTATACTTGGCAGGAAGAGAGCTGCTCCGATGAACATTGACAATGTGGACGACGGCAACACCCAGAAAAACTCCGAGTATGAACAGTTGAGGGaaaaaagaatcaaagaaaatcttgaaAGAATGGAAAAGTTAGGGATTTTTGACATATCACTCAAACTTAAGTCTACTAGGAAACCCACTGTTAGGAAAACCCCTCAGCGTATCTCTCCTTTGCAGCCTTCTTCTGGACCATCTCGTCGCTCTTCTAG GCTGCAGAATGGGACACCAGTTAGCTATTCAGAGGTGCATCTGTCAAAGATTGATAAATCTTTGGAAGGTGGGCATCATTTGTTGAGGGAGGAAGGGTCAAAGCCAGAGATTTACACAGAAGAACATGAGAAATTGTTGGGTAACACCGATTTGAGCTGGACTTTTTTTGTGGATGGATATGGAAATGATGGGAAGCGAATCTATGATCCGATCAATGGAAAAACTTGTCATCAATGTCG ACAGAAAACTCTTGGTCAGCGTACTCATTGCAGCAAATGCCAAATGGTTCAAGGACAATTTTGTGGAGATTGCTTGTATATGAG ATATGGAGAACATGTACTTGAAGCGAAAAGGAATCCAGACTGGATTTGTCCACCTTGTCGAGGAATTTGCAACTGCAGCTTGTGCCGGCAAGCAAAAGGTTGGGCACCTACTGGCGCTCTTTATAGGAAG ATAGCAAGACTGGGTTATAAGTCTGTTGCACATTATCTTATTCAAACCCATCGAGCTAGTGTCAGTTCTGAGAACAACTCAGCACCAGTGTCTGCAAAAAGATCGCTACCTTTCTCAGATATGGAAAGTACAACGAAAGACGAGGAACTTTGCAAGTATAACAGCGACTCTCAGGGACTGGTTATGACTACTCAAACCGAGGTGAAAACAGTGGAGTATGATCCCAATGAGCAAAATATAGCACTAGAAAGTAGCACAGAGCCCTCACTGAAGCCTGCTTTTGCTGTGGAGTCAAGTGTTGAACCTTTATTACTACTGAAACATGACACTGAAAACAGTGGTACAAATGCTGTGCTCTCATGCAACAAAGTAGGGAACTTCTCAGCAGACAACAAACCAGGAAATGAAAATGCTGAGCTGGTAGGCAGTGCATTGACTTCAAGTGCAGCTGTGCTTGCTGAAGTGAATGATGGCTACAAAGGCGAGTCACAACTTGGTTATGAGTTTGATGTTGGGAAAATGcaatcaaaagaagaaaaagaggacAGCACTTATGTCTCAGATGACAAAAACTGTGATGGTATGGTCGCGCCAGAAGGAAATACCGAGCTGGTTGGCAGTGCATTGACTTCAAGTGCAGCTGTGCTTACTGACATGAATGATGGCGACAAAGGCGAGTCACAACTTGGTTATGAGTTTGATGCTGGGAAAATGcaatcaaaagaagaaaaagaggacGGCACTTGTGTCTCATTTGACAAAAACTGTGATGGTATGGTTGCGCCAGAAAAAAATACCGTGCTGGTTGGCAGTGCATTGACTTCAAGTGCAGCTGTGCTTACTGAATTGAATGATGTTTACAAAGGCGAGTCAGAACTTGGTAATGAATTTGATATTGGAAAAATGcaatcaaaagaagaaaaggaggaaGGCACTTGTGTCTCGGCTGACAAAAACTGTGATGGTATGGTTGCACCACAAGCAAGTTCAAAGTCGAAGAAGAAGCCTTGTCGAGTTGCTGCACAAGTTGTTGATAGCGTAGCTGGAAGACTAAGGCAGAGACGTGGAAGAAGCAATGTGGAGGCATAA